One Mesorhizobium sp. L-2-11 genomic region harbors:
- the cysG gene encoding siroheme synthase CysG, with translation MPQAPAKLNAFPVFMRVEGEAVAVVGGGEEALAKARLIGQSSAVLRIITDAPDHELLAFIAANGAVHIAAAYEAAHLEGAVMVFAASGNEALDRRVAEDARRLGIPVNAVDRPELCDFFTPALVNRAPVAIAIGTEGAGPVLAQMLRSRIDRMLSPSLGPLASLAASLRGTAERLLPKGNARRRFWGEFFGGAPARAMAAGQVSQAHDAAVDLLLSNAPASGHIALVGAGPGAEDLLTLRAHRLLMEADVIVHDALVPEAIVAMGRRDAERLPVGKRKGCHTKSQAEINALLIELGRDGKRVVRLKSGDPLVFGRAGEEMAALRDAGIAYEVVPGVTAAFAAAADFELPLTLRGVSSSMVFTTGHDLKGNSLPDWAKLAISGATVAVYMGRSVAAEVAGRLIEAGLSPDTAVAVVENASLANRRRFHGTLADLPSLEGRADLTGPVMTVIGDAVAGANFERSEPLAAHRHEGADQTAAEGAER, from the coding sequence ATGCCGCAGGCCCCTGCCAAGCTCAACGCCTTTCCCGTCTTCATGCGGGTCGAGGGCGAAGCCGTGGCCGTCGTCGGCGGCGGCGAGGAGGCTCTGGCCAAGGCGCGGCTGATCGGCCAGTCGAGCGCCGTCTTGCGTATCATAACCGATGCCCCGGACCACGAGTTGCTGGCCTTCATCGCCGCGAACGGCGCCGTCCACATCGCTGCCGCCTATGAGGCCGCGCATCTCGAAGGCGCGGTGATGGTGTTTGCTGCCAGCGGCAACGAGGCGCTCGACCGCCGCGTTGCCGAGGATGCGCGCCGGCTGGGCATTCCGGTCAATGCCGTCGATCGGCCGGAGCTATGCGATTTCTTCACCCCGGCGCTGGTCAACCGCGCGCCGGTCGCCATTGCCATCGGCACGGAAGGGGCCGGACCGGTGCTTGCCCAGATGCTGCGCAGCCGCATCGACCGCATGCTGTCGCCGTCGCTCGGGCCGCTTGCTTCGCTTGCTGCCTCGTTGCGCGGCACCGCTGAAAGATTGTTGCCGAAAGGCAATGCCCGCCGCCGCTTCTGGGGCGAGTTTTTCGGCGGGGCGCCGGCCCGCGCCATGGCGGCTGGCCAGGTTTCGCAGGCGCATGATGCCGCCGTCGACCTGTTGCTTTCGAACGCGCCGGCATCTGGTCATATCGCCCTGGTTGGCGCGGGTCCAGGCGCCGAAGACCTGCTGACGCTGCGCGCCCACCGCCTGCTGATGGAAGCCGATGTCATCGTCCATGATGCGCTGGTGCCGGAGGCGATCGTCGCCATGGGCCGTCGCGACGCCGAGCGTCTGCCGGTGGGCAAACGCAAGGGCTGCCACACCAAGAGCCAGGCCGAAATCAACGCGCTGCTGATCGAACTCGGCCGCGATGGCAAGCGCGTTGTGCGGCTGAAATCCGGTGATCCGCTGGTGTTCGGGCGGGCGGGCGAGGAAATGGCAGCGCTGCGCGATGCCGGCATCGCCTATGAGGTGGTTCCGGGCGTCACCGCGGCCTTCGCCGCCGCCGCCGATTTCGAGCTGCCGCTGACGCTGCGCGGCGTGTCGTCGTCGATGGTGTTCACCACCGGCCACGACCTCAAGGGAAATTCGCTGCCCGACTGGGCCAAGCTCGCCATTTCCGGCGCCACGGTCGCCGTCTATATGGGCCGCTCGGTCGCGGCCGAGGTTGCCGGCCGGCTGATCGAGGCGGGCCTGTCGCCGGATACGGCGGTCGCCGTGGTCGAGAATGCCAGCCTTGCCAACCGACGCCGTTTCCACGGCACGCTCGCCGACCTGCCATCGCTAGAGGGCCGCGCCGACCTTACCGGCCCGGTCATGACGGTCATCGGTGATGCGGTCGCCGGCGCCAACTTTGAACGTTCCGAGCCGCTCGCGGCACACAGGCATGAAGGCGCGGACCAAACAGCCGCCGAAGGAGCTGAACGATGA
- a CDS encoding DUF2849 domain-containing protein produces MKVLTANRLTDGEAVWYANGGWAETIDHADVAHDKAAEDRLEAIGATASANNEVVDVNLIDVTVANGVVEPVRLREKIRAAGPTNRNDLGKQARPQAARAA; encoded by the coding sequence ATGAAAGTTCTGACCGCAAACCGCCTGACCGACGGCGAAGCCGTCTGGTACGCCAATGGCGGCTGGGCCGAGACCATCGACCATGCCGACGTCGCCCATGACAAGGCAGCTGAAGACCGGCTGGAGGCGATCGGCGCCACGGCCTCTGCCAACAATGAAGTGGTCGACGTCAATTTGATCGACGTGACCGTCGCCAATGGCGTGGTCGAGCCGGTCCGGCTGCGCGAAAAGATCCGCGCCGCCGGCCCGACCAACCGCAACGATCTGGGCAAGCAGGCCCGCCCACAAGCCGCCCGGGCGGCGTAA
- a CDS encoding nitrite/sulfite reductase: protein MYRYDEFDHDFVQARVAEFSDQVARRLAGEITEDQFRPLRLMNGVYLQLHAYMLRIAVPYGTLNSKQLRMLGHIARKYDKGYGHFTTRQNIQFNWPALSDIPAILADLASVEMHAIQTSGNCIRNVTADHFAGAAADEVADPRPYAEILRQWSSVHPEFSFLPRKFKIAVTGAERDRAAIQTHDIGLHLKKNAAGELGFAVYVGGGQGRTPMIAKKIRDFLPEADLLSYCTAILRVYNLYGRRDNKYKARIKILVHETGVEEITRQVEAEWQELKDADLKLPEADIRAIDAYFAPPALVERPEGDEAVKLARLDSKSFSQWLDQNVVTHRHPDYAAVTISLKGIGEAPGDASDSQMEAVADLAEKYAFDELRVSHEQNLILPHVARADLKAVYDALVDIGLATANSNLISDIISCPGLDYCALATARSIPVAQEISLRFASLERQREIGELKLKISGCINACGHHHVGHIGILGVEKKGAELYQVTLGGSADENTSVGEIIGRGFSSAEITDAIEQIVETYLGLRLDRNEKFIDAYRRVGPAPFKEALYAGEAKAA, encoded by the coding sequence ATGTACCGTTACGATGAGTTCGATCACGATTTCGTCCAGGCCCGCGTCGCCGAGTTCAGCGATCAGGTCGCGCGGCGGCTTGCCGGCGAGATCACCGAGGATCAATTCCGGCCGCTGCGGCTGATGAACGGCGTCTACCTGCAGTTGCACGCCTACATGCTGCGCATCGCGGTGCCTTACGGCACGCTGAACAGCAAGCAGTTGCGCATGCTCGGCCACATCGCCCGCAAATACGACAAGGGCTACGGCCATTTCACGACGCGCCAGAACATCCAGTTCAACTGGCCGGCGCTGTCGGACATTCCGGCGATCCTGGCCGATCTGGCGAGCGTCGAGATGCACGCCATCCAGACCAGCGGCAATTGCATCCGCAACGTCACCGCCGATCACTTTGCCGGTGCCGCCGCCGACGAGGTGGCCGATCCGCGTCCCTATGCGGAAATCCTGCGTCAATGGTCGTCGGTGCATCCGGAATTTTCGTTCCTGCCGAGAAAATTCAAGATCGCGGTGACCGGCGCCGAGCGCGACCGCGCCGCCATCCAGACGCATGACATCGGCCTGCATTTGAAGAAGAACGCTGCCGGCGAACTCGGTTTCGCCGTCTATGTCGGTGGCGGCCAGGGCCGTACGCCGATGATCGCCAAGAAGATCCGCGATTTCCTGCCCGAGGCCGACCTTCTGTCCTATTGCACGGCGATCCTGCGCGTTTACAACCTCTACGGCCGTCGCGACAACAAATACAAGGCGCGCATCAAGATCCTTGTCCACGAGACCGGCGTCGAGGAGATCACCCGCCAGGTCGAGGCCGAATGGCAGGAGCTGAAGGATGCGGATCTAAAACTGCCGGAAGCCGACATCCGCGCCATCGATGCCTATTTCGCGCCGCCGGCGCTGGTCGAACGGCCGGAAGGCGACGAGGCGGTCAAGCTCGCCCGCCTCGATTCGAAGAGCTTTTCGCAATGGCTCGACCAGAACGTGGTGACCCACCGCCACCCCGATTATGCCGCCGTGACCATCTCGCTCAAGGGCATTGGCGAAGCGCCGGGCGACGCCTCCGACAGCCAGATGGAAGCGGTCGCCGACCTTGCCGAAAAATATGCCTTTGATGAGCTACGCGTCAGCCATGAGCAGAACCTGATCCTGCCGCATGTCGCGCGCGCCGACCTCAAGGCGGTCTATGACGCGCTGGTCGATATCGGACTGGCGACCGCCAATTCCAACCTGATATCAGACATCATCTCGTGCCCGGGCCTCGACTATTGCGCGCTGGCTACGGCGCGCTCGATTCCGGTGGCGCAGGAAATCTCGCTTCGTTTCGCTTCGCTAGAGCGGCAGCGCGAGATCGGCGAATTGAAGCTGAAGATTTCCGGCTGCATCAATGCCTGCGGCCATCACCATGTCGGCCATATCGGCATCCTCGGCGTCGAGAAGAAGGGCGCCGAACTCTATCAGGTGACGCTCGGCGGCTCGGCCGACGAGAACACCTCGGTCGGCGAGATCATCGGCCGCGGCTTCAGCTCGGCAGAGATCACCGACGCCATCGAGCAGATCGTCGAGACCTATCTCGGCCTCCGGCTCGACCGAAACGAAAAATTCATCGACGCCTACCGCCGTGTCGGTCCCGCGCCGTTCAAGGAGGCGCTCTATGCTGGCGAAGCCAAGGCCGCTTGA
- a CDS encoding phosphoadenylyl-sulfate reductase, whose translation MLAKPRPLDRIVDAEAGIAAEAAGLDALYGHLKPLEIIERSAREFFHGEIAAVSSFGADSAVLLHMIAKIDRTLPVIFLDTGKHFEETLGYRDALVADFGLTDIRVITPEEAALERIDPTGNLNETDTDACCGVRKVEPLARGVEPFRAWFTGRKRFQATTRASLPVFEAVGSRIRINPLAHWTTADQANYMRAHALRENPLVAYGYLSIGCFPCTQPVQPGEDARSGRWAGHAKTECGIHLSGLEKSLTDASL comes from the coding sequence ATGCTGGCGAAGCCAAGGCCGCTTGATCGTATCGTCGACGCCGAGGCCGGCATCGCCGCCGAAGCGGCGGGGCTCGATGCGCTCTATGGTCATCTGAAGCCGCTGGAGATCATCGAGCGGTCGGCCCGGGAATTCTTTCACGGTGAAATCGCCGCGGTTTCGTCGTTCGGGGCGGATTCGGCAGTGCTGCTGCACATGATCGCCAAGATCGACCGGACGCTGCCGGTCATCTTCCTCGACACCGGCAAGCACTTCGAGGAGACGCTCGGCTATCGCGACGCGCTGGTTGCCGATTTCGGGCTGACCGACATAAGGGTGATCACCCCCGAAGAAGCGGCGCTCGAACGGATCGATCCGACCGGCAATCTGAACGAGACCGACACCGACGCCTGCTGCGGTGTTCGCAAGGTTGAGCCATTGGCGCGCGGCGTCGAGCCGTTCCGCGCCTGGTTCACCGGCCGCAAGCGTTTCCAGGCGACGACGCGGGCATCCCTGCCGGTGTTCGAGGCGGTCGGCTCGCGCATTCGCATCAACCCGCTGGCGCATTGGACGACCGCCGACCAGGCCAACTATATGCGCGCGCATGCGCTGCGTGAGAATCCGCTGGTCGCCTATGGCTATCTGTCGATAGGTTGCTTCCCATGCACGCAGCCGGTGCAACCGGGCGAGGACGCGCGCAGCGGCCGCTGGGCAGGGCACGCCAAGACCGAGTGCGGCATCCATTTGTCGGGGCTGGAGAAGTCGCTGACCGACGCATCGCTTTAG
- a CDS encoding DUF934 domain-containing protein: MSESIAENARLWTPNGFLEDEWVHAESADALSGNGRFILPLQAFLDLDPAVRRSAKERLGVLLQPGDQLEKIADLLDQISLVALAFPAFSDGRSFSKGELLRSRYRFEGAVRATGQVLVDQLPHMLRLGFDEFEVSNPVLLKRLEEGRTGGLPLSYQPTVKPEAKGPKYSWRRVRTG; encoded by the coding sequence ATGAGTGAATCGATAGCGGAAAACGCCCGCCTCTGGACCCCGAATGGCTTTCTCGAAGACGAGTGGGTTCATGCCGAGAGTGCCGACGCACTGTCCGGCAATGGCCGCTTCATCCTGCCGCTGCAGGCGTTTCTCGACCTCGATCCGGCGGTGCGCCGGTCGGCGAAGGAGCGCCTCGGCGTGCTGCTTCAGCCCGGCGACCAGCTCGAAAAGATCGCGGACCTGCTCGACCAGATATCGCTGGTGGCGCTGGCCTTCCCGGCTTTCAGTGACGGCCGCTCCTTCTCCAAGGGCGAACTGCTGCGCAGCCGCTACCGTTTCGAGGGCGCGGTCCGCGCCACCGGACAGGTTCTGGTCGACCAGCTTCCGCATATGCTGCGCCTCGGCTTCGACGAGTTCGAAGTATCAAATCCAGTGTTGCTGAAACGGCTCGAGGAAGGCCGCACCGGCGGTCTGCCGCTCTCCTACCAGCCGACTGTGAAGCCGGAGGCCAAAGGCCCCAAATATTCGTGGCGGCGGGTGCGCACCGGCTGA
- a CDS encoding DJ-1/PfpI family protein, whose translation MAGKKILMLVGEFSEEYEIFVFEQAMHAVGHTVHVVCPDKKSGDILKTSLHDFEGHQTYTEKLGHDYILNKTFSEVNPAEYDAVYAAGGRGPEYIRIDKRVQALVRHFHETGKPIFTICHGAQILMAVDGVLRGREVAALQYCEPEVTLAGGTYIDVAPTGAHVDGNLVSAKGWPGLAAFMRECLKVLGTEIRHGEILMRDERQAA comes from the coding sequence ATGGCTGGTAAGAAGATATTGATGCTCGTTGGCGAGTTCAGCGAGGAATACGAGATTTTCGTCTTTGAACAGGCCATGCATGCGGTCGGCCACACGGTCCATGTCGTGTGTCCCGACAAGAAGTCAGGCGATATCCTGAAGACGTCGCTGCACGACTTCGAGGGCCACCAGACCTATACGGAAAAGCTCGGCCACGATTATATCCTCAACAAGACGTTTTCCGAGGTGAATCCAGCTGAATACGATGCCGTCTACGCGGCAGGCGGGCGCGGGCCGGAATATATCCGTATCGACAAGCGCGTGCAGGCGCTGGTGCGGCATTTCCACGAGACCGGCAAGCCGATCTTCACCATCTGCCACGGCGCCCAGATCCTGATGGCGGTCGACGGCGTGCTGCGTGGCAGGGAGGTCGCGGCGCTGCAGTATTGCGAGCCGGAAGTCACGCTCGCCGGCGGAACCTACATCGATGTCGCGCCGACCGGCGCCCATGTCGACGGCAATCTGGTGTCGGCCAAGGGCTGGCCGGGGCTGGCCGCCTTCATGCGCGAATGCCTGAAAGTGCTCGGCACCGAGATTCGTCACGGCGAGATCCTGATGCGCGACGAACGCCAGGCGGCTTGA
- a CDS encoding fatty acid desaturase has protein sequence MNMISPEAVANSKRAWLKILARYKKPDRRRSAVELAITLIPFATLWALSSAAYAYGHWWGLILILPAAGFLVRIFMIQHDCGHGSFFANRTADDWIGRGLGILTLTPYDCWRRAHATHHASAGNLDERGTGDIKTLTVAEYRQMSWRGRLAYRLYRHPLVMFGLGPIWLFIFEQRLPVGMMRGGLTPWVSSMATNAAIAVAAAALVWFVGLEAFLVVHLPIVVLAGSAGIWLFYVQHQFEETEWAKDSEWEFQHAALHGSSYYDLPPVLNWFTGNIGVHHVHHLSAKVPCYRLQEVLRDYPELREIGRVTLLDSLRCVKLALWDESRSKLVSFREARMTA, from the coding sequence ATGAACATGATTTCCCCCGAAGCTGTAGCGAACAGCAAACGTGCCTGGTTGAAAATCCTGGCGCGCTACAAGAAACCTGACAGGCGGCGCAGCGCCGTCGAACTTGCCATCACGCTCATCCCCTTTGCCACGCTGTGGGCCCTGTCCTCGGCTGCCTATGCCTATGGTCATTGGTGGGGTCTGATCCTCATCCTTCCGGCCGCCGGCTTTCTGGTGCGGATCTTCATGATCCAGCACGATTGCGGCCACGGTTCCTTCTTCGCCAACCGCACCGCCGACGACTGGATCGGCCGCGGCCTGGGCATCCTGACGTTGACGCCTTACGATTGCTGGCGACGTGCCCACGCAACCCATCACGCCAGCGCCGGCAATCTCGATGAGCGCGGCACCGGCGACATCAAGACGCTGACTGTCGCGGAATATCGGCAAATGTCCTGGCGGGGCCGCCTTGCCTATCGTCTCTATCGCCATCCGCTCGTCATGTTCGGCCTCGGTCCCATTTGGCTTTTCATCTTTGAGCAGAGACTGCCGGTCGGCATGATGCGAGGCGGCCTCACCCCCTGGGTGTCCTCAATGGCCACCAACGCGGCCATCGCGGTCGCCGCCGCCGCACTCGTGTGGTTCGTCGGTCTCGAAGCGTTCCTGGTCGTCCATTTGCCGATCGTCGTTCTCGCTGGTTCTGCCGGCATCTGGCTGTTCTATGTCCAGCACCAGTTCGAAGAGACAGAGTGGGCAAAGGACTCCGAATGGGAGTTCCAGCATGCAGCCCTGCACGGCTCGTCCTATTACGACCTGCCGCCGGTACTGAACTGGTTCACCGGCAATATCGGCGTCCATCACGTGCACCACCTCTCCGCCAAGGTGCCGTGCTATCGTCTGCAGGAGGTGCTGAGGGACTATCCGGAGCTGCGCGAAATTGGTCGCGTCACGCTTCTCGACAGCCTGCGCTGCGTCAAGCTGGCGCTGTGGGATGAGAGTCGCAGCAAGCTGGTGTCGTTTCGCGAAGCGCGGATGACTGCGTAA